A stretch of DNA from Vibrio sp. ED004:
TACTTTTCCATCTCGAGTTTCAGAGCGAATGACGATCTCGTTAGCTTGACTTGCTAACATCTGAACTAATTCCTCATCAAAACAACTGGTTGGAACATCGCGATTTTGCGACATGCCGCCTTGGTAGGTTAACCAAAGGTCAGATAACTTAGCGAAACGATAGCGGTTAGGAACTCCGACAATACCACTCAATTCTTCTAATTCACAAACTTTATCTGGTGCTGTTAGCACTTCTAAAAAGAAGTCTGCTGCCAAATTTGCTGCATTATAAGTATCACAAATTGGACGAACACCCGCAGACAAGTTCTCTAATGGAATAGCGTTACCGCGAAAATCCACACAGTTGTTTCCGGCTATTTCTTCAAAAACCTGCCCTTTGTTATTCGTCGTATTTGCACCTAAGTAACGAGCAAACATAAAGTCAATTTCACCAACATTTTCAACGATATCGCGAATTTTTTGGAACTCCCCCATTCGATATAAGAAGTAACTATATTGATGAAATTGTTCAAATCTCTCACGTCCATTTCTTTGGTTAACCGTGTCGTAGCTATCTTTGTATCGCTGAATTCTAAACTCAGTGGCTTCTTGAAGGCTTGTACCTTCATCAAAGCGGTCGCACAACAAGTTAGTGGTCGTATGTTCATCCGTACAATAGCGATAGCTCACTAACGAATCTGGAATACCATTTTGACCAGCGTTAGCTCTCAAGTGTGCAATAACACCCGTCGGATAAACCTTATAGTCATTAGATAACTGACGGTCATACTCAGCCAAAGAATAGACTTTGCGTTTTTGTGCTCCAGTGGCGTCTACTACAGCGACATCGTCTCCCTCGCTATTGGCGTTAACGATAAGTTCATTTGTTTCAACCTGACGAGCATAAGCGAAACGTAAAGCGGCCTTGTCATACTTACCGAACGTCAACAGTTCATCAAATATTGATGCACCGTAATCCATGATCGAACTGTACGCAGCTGGCTTATCAAGGTGCCCAATTTTGCTTTGTTCAAGCTCAGCCTCTGTATAAAAATGGCTTTCGTCCGTTGAACCCATAAAGTTATGACGTAAACCAAGGTTATGCCCGAGCTCATGAATCAATGTTGATTTAAACATATGCTTTGAAATCGCTTGGCTTGCTAGCTTCTGCTGATCAATCGTTAGCGCTTCCCACGTTTTCATTTTGCTTTGATCAGCATCGGCGAAGAAGCCACCTTGGATATAGTCTAAACCCTTCACTAAGCCCTTTGACTGGGTACTTAACCACATCGCATCAACGCTATATACATTCTGCTCAGAGAATCGCTTCAACATATCTTGGCGTTTATAGAATGATTGCAAAGCGAGGTCTTGGTTACTGGTATCGTATTTGAAATCCAAATCGGCTTCAGGCAGTGAATCGACTAAATTATCTTTGCCCACCAAATTAATTTCGCGTTCACTCAACGCTGGAACATTGATCGAAGGTCCTCGATCTTCCTCGAGCATTTTATTGAACAAATCGATCTCGGTTGGCTCAGAGCTTGATTTCGAAGCGTTGCTTTTTTCCGCCACAACCACAGGTTGTACTTTTTCAATTTCTTGGCGGTTGTAACGCTTAGCGAGATCATTCCACGTATGGCGACTTGCGGAACGAATCACACCTAAATATTGGTTAACATGCGCATGAATAATTTCACCCGTTAATGGGTTAGTGGCAGATGGGCCATAGCCAAGAAGTCCGTTGTCAACTGGATCCGCGATCAGGTTGAATACGTTGTAACGTAAGTCACCCGTTTTTACACCCGCTTTCTTGTCACTATTAACAATGTTAATGCGAGGAACACCTGTGCCTTCTAATGACTGATTTACCTCTTTCATGGTATCGAGCGTAAGTTGCAGGTACGCTTCATTGCCATCATCGAAGTAGCTGTCGCTTAAGTAGTAATCGATCGACTCTAACTTGGGATTGAATCGGTTAATATAAGAAAAACGAGAACCCTGTACGTTACTCTCACCAGTGTGAGTTTTTACTTCTTTGCTATCGTTGAAGAACCCAAAGTATGCGCTGTCTTGGCCTTGGTAATAGATAGGTTCGTAATTTTCACTTGCTAACTTATCAAGCTTAACAAGAGAATAGAAAAAACGTGTTTTGAATGATAAGTCTTTAAGCTCGCCACCAAACTGGTATTGATCTTCCGCTTCTGCAGTAAAGGTTCGCTCTACTTCAACGTTAATTACCCCACCTTCAGGATCGTATTCGTATGAAATCAAACGGGGCTCTGCAGACTCCGTAACATTACTGGAGGTATACCAAGCTCTAATTGTGTCTTGAGATAGTGATTTAATCTCTTCATATTTAGGCACAAAGTGTGTGGCTTGCTCCCAAGAAACGTCTTCATCTGCGTTAATTTCTTCTTTATTTGTACATTCGCCATAACCGTTCTCAGCACAGCGATACTGGCGAAATTCTCCAGGAATTTTAAGCACAGGAGCACGGTTAATTTCCGTATCCCAACGACTTTCATCTGTCGAATTCACTTTGTCGCGATCAACTTCTTCGACATAAATACCATTAGTTTCATCAAAACGAAGCGTAACTAACTTTGGATCGCCTTGGAAAAAACCACGCTGAGTCATGGCATAGCGAGGAGCTTCACCAGTTGACGGCATGTACATCCAAAGTGATTCCGTATCTAAAGATTGAACAGAAATCTCTTCGGTTGGTTTTTCATAGGTGTCATAGGCACGATCTTCGGCCCCACACCCGCTGAGGATTGCGGCAATACTTGCTGCGATAATTGCGTGTTTAAACATAATTTACCTATATTTATAATTATATTAAATTTTTATTTCTAACTATCTAAATTCAATGCGAACGGAGCAGTATTAGAATTGATAGTTAATCACTGCGTAATAAGTTGTTTTCTTTAAATCGACTAAATCATTAAGAGGGTTTGAACCTCTTTCAGGATTGTAATAACTAATACCATTAGTCAACCCAGCAGAAATAGAAATACTCTTAGTTATTTGGTAGCCCACCTCTTCCCCATGTAATAAAGTCGGGTCAAACGTGCTCCCATTATAATCCCATGACTGTTTAGGCATTACGAAAATGTTAAAATAGAAGTCTTCTGCAAAAGCATAATCAAGAGAAAATTGGCTACTCAATTGGTATTCAATAAGCTGATTACCCCCAGCTGTTTTATATTCGTGAAAGTTTTTTCTAAGTAATAATGTATTACTTAATGAAAGCCCTTCAATCCAATTATCGAATGGAGCACTCCACCTGACTTTCAACCTAGTTCCTAACGTTAGATCGTTCCTCCTTGACCATTTGGACGTTGGCAATATTACTCTCACCTCACCACTCAGTGATGAGCCATCAGTAGGTTTGAATAGTCCATTACGCCCCAAAGAGATGGACGTATTATTCCAGAACTGTCCCCTACTCCCGTATTCATCACCATCGAACAAGTGATAACCAGACGCTACCACTTGGAGTCGAGATTTGTCTGAAAACGAATATCGGACAACGCCAGTTGCAGAAGCCGAACGGTTTGCTAAAGACGCACTGTCTTCATATCCGTTTCGAGAATAGTCAGCACTAATGTATCCAGACCAAGGATTTTCATTATTTTTGGACTCCCACTCATCTTGCAAATTATTTGCTAGGGCGAGCGAAGGCGCCACCAGCATAAAAGCTGGCAACATAAGTAGTTTATTCATATTTTCCTTCTTGCATTACACTTCCGTATTATATCTACATTTATTTTTGTAGTTTTAAGCCTGTTTAGCTAACCTCGTTGTTTTTATTTTTTCCGTTGAGAGGGATGCGTTATTGGAATAGACGACAATAATGTTTTTGTATAATCTTCTTTTGGATTTTTATAAACATCTTCCGCACTTCCAAATTCAATTATTTTGCCTTTTTTCATTACGACCACATTATCTGAAATGTGCTTAACGACAGAGAGATCATGTGAAATAAAAATAATGGAAAGGTTCATCTCTTTTTGTATTTTCAACAATAGATTTAGTATCTGAGCTTGTACCGAAACATCTAATGCCGATACTGACTCATCGCAAACTAATAACTTTGGCTTTAATGCTATTGCTCTTGCTATGCCTATACGCTGCCTTTGCCCTCCTGAAAACTCATGCGAATAGCGGGTTACAACAGAGTGAGGTAATCCGATCTTATCGAGCAGTTCTAAAACCCACTTTTTTCGTTCTTTCTTCGAACCAATGCCATGAATAATAAAAGGTTCTTCGAGTATTCCACCTACTGTATGCCTCTGATTCAACGACTCTAAAGGATCCTGAAATACAATCTGCATCTCTCTACGAAGTGGACGCATTCTTTTTGTGTTGTAATGGGTGATGTCTTCCCCTTCAAAAAAGATCTTTCCAGCTGATGGTTCATACAATTTGAGTAATGTTCTACCAAGCGTACTTTTCCCACAGCCAGACTCTCCAACCAGACCTAACGTCTCGCCTTGCTTTAATGAAAATGAAACACCGTCAACAGCTTTGATTACATAACCTTTCTTAAATAGGTTTTTACCTGATAGAAAGTGCTGCTCAAGCCCTTCAATTCTAATCACTTCTGACATCCTCAATTCCCCTTGTATTCAGGGAATTCATTCAAATCAATTGGGTTGATTTGAATGGTTTGTTTCGGCTCGACATTGAGATCTGGAATTAAGCTCAAGAGTCTTTTTGTATACGGATGTTGTGGGTGATCAAAAAGTTCGAAAATTTCTGCATGCTCAACAATACGTCCGTCATACATCACAGCGACTTCATCGCAAATTTCCGCAACAACACCTAGATCATGAGTGATAAAGATCACTGCCATCCCTGTCTCTTCTTGAAGCTCTCTTATCAGTTCCAAGATTGATGCTTGAACCGTTACATCTAATGCAGTCGTCGGCTCATCACATATCAAGATGTCAGGCTTACATGCAAGAGCTATCGCAATCATTACCCTTTGTCGCATCCCTCCTGACAGGCTATGAGGATATTCTTTGAAATGTAGTTTCGGCATTGGAATTTCAACTTTCTCAAGCAAACCAATTGCGTACTCTATCTTTTCAGATTTAGACATCTGGCTATGGTGCAAATCCAGAACCTCGACAATCTGATTGCCAATTGTCTGAACAGGGTTCAAGGCAGTCATAGGGTCTTGGAAAATGATTGAGAGACGATTGCCACGCATCTTATGCATCTCATGCTCAGGAACCTCTGTAAGGTCTGTATCACGATAAATAACTTTTCCAGCCGTAACCTTTCCATAAGGCTTAGGAAGTAGTCCCATAATAGACATGGAAGTTACGCTCTTCCCACTGCCCGACTCCCCAACCAAACCCAGTGTTTGGCCAGATTTCACGTCAAAGGACACACCTTTTAGTATCTTTATAATGCCGTCATCAGTACTGAATTCAGCTTCTAAGTCACGAACTTTTAATACAATGTTTTGGCTCATTCCACGTTCATCCTTAGAGCTTATATCTGTCATCAATGATGGTGATGGGTGGATACGCCTTACCTTCTTTTGAAGCCAATTGAGTTTCTTTTTTTAGGTCTGTATCAATCCAGAAATTACTGGTATCTAAAATATTAAACATGGCGCCAGTCCTCTTCGTCATTGGGTTCTTTGGGAACTTAATCCAACGCCAGTAGGCATCTCGTGTATAAGGCACCATATAGCCAGGTACAATGACATACGCATCCTTTATTTTTCTTTGAATGTTCTGAGATAGCTGCTGTTTTCTTTCCATATCAAACTCAGAAATAAACGCCTCAATTTTCTGATCTAGCTCTGGTGAACTAAAGTTTGTATGGTTATTAGTTTGCGGACGGTTAGCATTTGTCGAGTGAAAATACTCTTTGTAAGCTGGTATCTCCCCTCCGCCCATATTAAGAAAAGCAAGTTAGTGCTTTTTCTCGAGAATAAATTTGAATGCAGCTGAACCATCGACAAGGTTTAAGTCGAGCTCTAAACCAGCTAACTTCGCTTGCTCTTTTAGATAGGCAATTCTTGGTGTCCAAATGTTATAGCCATAAGTAACCTTGAAGCTCAAACGAACCCCATTGGCATTCACGCGGATACCATCAGAACCGATATTATCGAAGCCTGCAGACTCAAAATAACCAATCGCAAGTTCTGGCCTAAACGGTGGCGGCTCTACGCCTTCTAAATCGTATTTTCCATGCCCAAACCCCATAGCATGAGGTTTTCGAGAATAGTCACCTCTTAATACCTTCTTGATCATGCCATCGAAGTCAGTAGCGTAAGTAATGCCTTTTCGAACATTGATATTGTTCAGGAGTGGCATCGATGTGTTTATCCATAATCCACCAGCGCCTTGTGGCCTTTGATTAAAGCCCCAGAATTTCTGTATAAAGCCATGATTAAAAGGTTCTGAGCTGGTTTTCTCATGCCACAGTTGAGGCTGTACCATTGCAAACGTGTCCAGCTTTCCTTTTTCAAAGTGCTTACGTGCAATATCACTATCACGAATAACCTTGATGCGAAGTTTTTCCACGTTAAATCGGTTTTTATAATATTTATTTCCGTAACCCCACCAGCTATCACCAACATGTGAAAACGTAACGCTGCGGCCTTTATTTACTTTTGATATGAAATAAGGCGACGTTGTTGGCTCTGGCTTGAAGTTGTATTTGCGAACAAAATTATCATCCATGCCATCCTTATTCCCATCGTTAATATCAACAAAATGATGCTTGGGACGAGGCTGGACTCCGTGACTCGGCATATTGATAAGAGCCATAAGTTCATCATTACTTTTAGGCTCGGCCATCGTAATACTGATCGTATAGTCATCGAATTTTTCAACGGTCGTGATGCTATTGCGGAAAAAGTCGCTATACCAAGGATCAATAATGTCTTTGGAACGGTAATACGTAAGCATAAATAGATAATCGTCAGCCGTTACCGCTTCCCCATCAGACCATTTCGCGTCAGGATTCAGTTTGAAATAAACCGTCTGGTGATCGCTCCCAAATGCCCATTCATTCGCCAGTTGTGGAATCCAATTGTCGGTATTTGGATGTCGTTGTGCCAATTTAGGCGTGCCATCCATTAAATAGAAACGAATACCTGAATTCGCGTCGGGACCCACTGAACGTAATGTTTGTGGGAAACTAGGCATAAAACTACGTAAAGTACCGCCACGTTTAGCCTCTTCAGAAGCAAAAACGGGATCATCCCAATTACTTTGCCATTCCAAATTATTTGGTGTTTGTTGCGCTTGAGCTAAGAAACTCAACAACAAAGCGAATAGTCCGTATCTGTACATCATCACTTCCTAGTGCCTATCTATAAACTGTGTATTTTTTGGGATCAAAGGCCGTTCTTATCGCTTCACCGATGAATGTAACCATGACCAAAACACCGACTATTGCCGTCACAACAGAGCCAACAATCCATGGCGAATCGAGATTCGATTTGCCTTGTTGAAGCAACTCTCCCCAGCTTGGGGTCGGTGGAATGAGACCTAAACCTAAGTAGTCCAGTGCCGTTAATGCGGTGATGTTGGCTGCAATAGTGAAAGGCGCCAGAGTGACGATCATCACCATCGTGTTGGGTAAAATATGATTAAAGAGGATTCTTGCTGTTGATGCTCCTAGCGCCTTTGCAGCTAACACATACTCTCGAGCAGATTCTCTGTAGGTCATCGTTCGCATGTACCAAGTAATACCCATCCATCCAAAAGTCACATTGATCAATACAAACAGCATGAATGTGGGTTGTGCTATCGAGACCAAAATCATGATCACGTAGAGGAACGGCACCATTGACCAAGTCTCAATGACTCTTTGAACAATCAGATCAAATTTGCCACCAAAGAAACCCATCGCACACCCCACCGTTACACCAATGCTGTATGCGATCACCATAATTATCAGAGCAAATCCCATTGCTGTTCTAAACCCGTAAACCAATCGAGCTAAAATATCCCGCCCGATTACGTCAGTGCCCAAATAGTGCTTTGAGTAAGCATTTGGAGCATGTGGCGGATATT
This window harbors:
- a CDS encoding ABC transporter permease subunit codes for the protein MIKLNPLTLKQIKRFKQIKRGYWSLIILSVMLLLSLFAEALINSKALVVRYQGEYYFPIVSDVYSGKTFGLESSGEANYRLLQLALKDKNNGDFAILPLVPWNPYEQDFSGEYPPHAPNAYSKHYLGTDVIGRDILARLVYGFRTAMGFALIIMVIAYSIGVTVGCAMGFFGGKFDLIVQRVIETWSMVPFLYVIMILVSIAQPTFMLFVLINVTFGWMGITWYMRTMTYRESAREYVLAAKALGASTARILFNHILPNTMVMIVTLAPFTIAANITALTALDYLGLGLIPPTPSWGELLQQGKSNLDSPWIVGSVVTAIVGVLVMVTFIGEAIRTAFDPKKYTVYR
- a CDS encoding ATP-binding cassette domain-containing protein; translation: MSEVIRIEGLEQHFLSGKNLFKKGYVIKAVDGVSFSLKQGETLGLVGESGCGKSTLGRTLLKLYEPSAGKIFFEGEDITHYNTKRMRPLRREMQIVFQDPLESLNQRHTVGGILEEPFIIHGIGSKKERKKWVLELLDKIGLPHSVVTRYSHEFSGGQRQRIGIARAIALKPKLLVCDESVSALDVSVQAQILNLLLKIQKEMNLSIIFISHDLSVVKHISDNVVVMKKGKIIEFGSAEDVYKNPKEDYTKTLLSSIPITHPSQRKK
- a CDS encoding ABC transporter ATP-binding protein → MSQNIVLKVRDLEAEFSTDDGIIKILKGVSFDVKSGQTLGLVGESGSGKSVTSMSIMGLLPKPYGKVTAGKVIYRDTDLTEVPEHEMHKMRGNRLSIIFQDPMTALNPVQTIGNQIVEVLDLHHSQMSKSEKIEYAIGLLEKVEIPMPKLHFKEYPHSLSGGMRQRVMIAIALACKPDILICDEPTTALDVTVQASILELIRELQEETGMAVIFITHDLGVVAEICDEVAVMYDGRIVEHAEIFELFDHPQHPYTKRLLSLIPDLNVEPKQTIQINPIDLNEFPEYKGN
- a CDS encoding zinc-dependent metalloprotease, with product MFKHAIIAASIAAILSGCGAEDRAYDTYEKPTEEISVQSLDTESLWMYMPSTGEAPRYAMTQRGFFQGDPKLVTLRFDETNGIYVEEVDRDKVNSTDESRWDTEINRAPVLKIPGEFRQYRCAENGYGECTNKEEINADEDVSWEQATHFVPKYEEIKSLSQDTIRAWYTSSNVTESAEPRLISYEYDPEGGVINVEVERTFTAEAEDQYQFGGELKDLSFKTRFFYSLVKLDKLASENYEPIYYQGQDSAYFGFFNDSKEVKTHTGESNVQGSRFSYINRFNPKLESIDYYLSDSYFDDGNEAYLQLTLDTMKEVNQSLEGTGVPRINIVNSDKKAGVKTGDLRYNVFNLIADPVDNGLLGYGPSATNPLTGEIIHAHVNQYLGVIRSASRHTWNDLAKRYNRQEIEKVQPVVVAEKSNASKSSSEPTEIDLFNKMLEEDRGPSINVPALSEREINLVGKDNLVDSLPEADLDFKYDTSNQDLALQSFYKRQDMLKRFSEQNVYSVDAMWLSTQSKGLVKGLDYIQGGFFADADQSKMKTWEALTIDQQKLASQAISKHMFKSTLIHELGHNLGLRHNFMGSTDESHFYTEAELEQSKIGHLDKPAAYSSIMDYGASIFDELLTFGKYDKAALRFAYARQVETNELIVNANSEGDDVAVVDATGAQKRKVYSLAEYDRQLSNDYKVYPTGVIAHLRANAGQNGIPDSLVSYRYCTDEHTTTNLLCDRFDEGTSLQEATEFRIQRYKDSYDTVNQRNGRERFEQFHQYSYFLYRMGEFQKIRDIVENVGEIDFMFARYLGANTTNNKGQVFEEIAGNNCVDFRGNAIPLENLSAGVRPICDTYNAANLAADFFLEVLTAPDKVCELEELSGIVGVPNRYRFAKLSDLWLTYQGGMSQNRDVPTSCFDEELVQMLASQANEIVIRSETRDGKVWASLKANNPYQTSSSSVDLLGVWPDKLLAAQMLVRRDTPFKSTENSSLALVDMSDKISHLYTYLSDLTGRAEARQAIFVDGKGDYVETVLKYKQDITETIEATPSYLWPMKRYFSMGGNEAFVYWTEGASQDTKVPYFGTLLANLNKYNRANEYGLSDSVSGFSDSIHVNYANSSFADEDGINFTWKGTNYSLSSRNTLANALASRALYTEEQQARVDKLNGLPYRVRNALSVFKNTRDRNEARIIAVGDKEALVALRDTTGFARFFMFDNQLEEYDEDGQKCLRFKVDGESTEEHMKRKCNSQSSLQTVQNSSIGKFEDEEHDRIFNLAQIFGNQIADNNTSSTNAAHKEVYSYDPEELRLWNSNEYVNYRRAFEQFPVYDD